The Solanum pennellii chromosome 4, SPENNV200 genomic interval TAGCAGTGTAGCACACAAACTTTTGCTGTAGCTATGCAATAAGGTTAGAAACATGTTGGTGAGTAGATGAAAATAACACTCAAATACAATGCCGCAATACTCAATTATCTCCTCCGTCCCTCTGTAGTTACAGCTCACCGTTATTCAATATGCACACTCATGAGAATAGTTTTAGGAATGACAAGTCAAGTAAACGGTCTAACTTCTTGATTTTCCTGCTATCTCAAGTGCTCCTTACGGCACTAGGATGCTTTAGGTAATTTATATCTCTACCTTTGGTGGACCAGAGTGTCTCCTTGGTACACCACCAGGGGATGCTGAGAACGACAATCGCTTCTTCGTAGAACTAACACTTCCCTTCTCTGGTGTCCCTATCTTTTCGAAACCCAAAGGACTTGGTAAGCGGGACCTTGCTCGTGCTGATTCTGTTGCAGCCATGTAACTTGGAACAGATGGGGAACTTGCCAGACTTTCATCATCTCTAACTGATGAACCAGCAATGCTATGCCTCCTGCAGCGTTCTGACTGTGCACTCGCCATGCTTCTAGAGTCATCATCCACATTACTCACCCTGGGGCTTGCTGGCCTTATTCGTCCGGTCTTTGATCTAGGTGTTGACGGTGACTGGCGGCTAGGAGGACGGTTTTGCTTATGAGCTGTTGGAGAAGGCCTATTGTCTAGGTGGAAATCACGATGAGTGATAGCAGCCACAGCAGTGGACTGGCTTGCTGGGCTCTCTGCAGCGACCTCGTCACTGTTAGGTTCTTTATCCATTGCACATTTATCTTCCCATGGCCGTGCTGCCATCCAACGTTCCAACCAACTCCAGCCCCAGTGGGGATTATTTGGGTCCATGAATGTTTGATTTGTAGATTTTGAAGGATTCCTCCGTGTTGGCTGTTGTAATTGTAAAAGTATATGATTCCATATTACATTCTTCAATAATTTAAATCGTGTAACAAGGGATTAAATATCAAAGAACTCTAGTAATCTTTAGTATAAATAACTGGTACATTCTAGATTGTTTTCAGGAAGGAAAATGTCAGCAATATCTTTGTCGGTAAATCCTATTGGTGACTAGTTccagaaattttatttatacgTAAAAGATCAAATGAAGCAACGTTTCATCGGAACAAGTCTATAACATCTCTATTTTACAGATTTGACATGTCAGGACAAGTTAGATCTATGTTCCAAGTTAGATATACCGCCTAAGTAAGCAAGAACTAGAAGTACTAGAACAAACTTCAATTTCCAAACAACTTATCGGCTTTACTTTAGAGAAATAAAAGATGGAGGACAACATAGATTTACAGGAAcgaaactatatattatataataagatCTTTGCATCTATCTTTTGTAGTTCCAGACAAAGCTTTGGTGTTAACATAAAGCTTACGGGAAAAGTATGTAGCATTTCAGCATTCAATTTGTAGATAGAAAGGAAAGGACTCAAGAAAAGAATGTATGTACCTGATGTGTGTATGCATAAGCCAAAGCTCTTTCCCTTCTTGTGGCAGCCTCCTGCTTCATCTGGAGGTTTGCATCAACTTGTTCCTTGGACCGTGTACTGTCATTCCAATCATCTCCAGACTGCTGcaaattgcaaaaaaaattcAGTCAAAAGGCGCTAACCATGAACAAAGAGTACATATTTCTTTGCAGGGAAACCAAGATAAAAGTAAAAACCACCTCTAAGTGgaactaaaagaaaaacaaggaGATAACCCAAAGTGGATGATGCTGAAACATGATGTCGAACTCAAGAATATTACGGGAAACAAATGGCATACATACAAATCATCGAGTGTATATATGAAAGGTACTTACGGAAGATGCTTTCAGCTTCTCTTGCTCTTTCTCATGCTTCTGTT includes:
- the LOC107018182 gene encoding protein IQ-DOMAIN 1-like isoform X2, with amino-acid sequence MGKKGNWFSSVKKALGSGNKKKDKKQKSEKWSEKQQNDELDSSNAETALVSPAPPTPPQVEQMKLMEAENEQNKHAYSVAIATAVAAEAAVAAAQAAAEVVRLTAAACSSGQSKEEIAAIRIQTAFRGYLARRALKALRGLVRLKAMIQGQSVKRQATSTLRCMQTLARVQSQVRARRIRMSEENQTLQRQLQQKHEKEQEKLKASSQSGDDWNDSTRSKEQVDANLQMKQEAATRRERALAYAYTHQPTRRNPSKSTNQTFMDPNNPHWGWSWLERWMAARPWEDKCAMDKEPNSDEVAAESPASQSTAVAAITHRDFHLDNRPSPTAHKQNRPPSRQSPSTPRSKTGRIRPASPRVSNVDDDSRSMASAQSERCRRHSIAGSSVRDDESLASSPSVPSYMAATESARARSRLPSPLGFEKIGTPEKGSVSSTKKRLSFSASPGGVPRRHSGPPKVEI
- the LOC107018182 gene encoding protein IQ-DOMAIN 1-like isoform X4; this translates as MGKKGNWFSSVKKALGSGNKKKDKKSEKWSEKQQNDELDSSNAETALVSPAPPTPPQVEQMKLMEAENEQNKHAYSVAIATAVAAEAAVAAAQAAAEVVRLTAAACSSGQSKEEIAAIRIQTAFRGYLARRALKALRGLVRLKAMIQGQSVKRQATSTLRCMQTLARVQSQVRARRIRMSEENQTLQRQLQQKHEKEQEKLKASSQSGDDWNDSTRSKEQVDANLQMKQEAATRRERALAYAYTHQPTRRNPSKSTNQTFMDPNNPHWGWSWLERWMAARPWEDKCAMDKEPNSDEVAAESPASQSTAVAAITHRDFHLDNRPSPTAHKQNRPPSRQSPSTPRSKTGRIRPASPRVSNVDDDSRSMASAQSERCRRHSIAGSSVRDDESLASSPSVPSYMAATESARARSRLPSPLGFEKIGTPEKGSVSSTKKRLSFSASPGGVPRRHSGPPKVEI
- the LOC107018182 gene encoding protein IQ-DOMAIN 1-like isoform X1 produces the protein MGKKGNWFSSVKKALGSGNKKKDKKKQKSEKWSEKQQNDELDSSNAETALVSPAPPTPPQVEQMKLMEAENEQNKHAYSVAIATAVAAEAAVAAAQAAAEVVRLTAAACSSGQSKEEIAAIRIQTAFRGYLARRALKALRGLVRLKAMIQGQSVKRQATSTLRCMQTLARVQSQVRARRIRMSEENQTLQRQLQQKHEKEQEKLKASSQSGDDWNDSTRSKEQVDANLQMKQEAATRRERALAYAYTHQPTRRNPSKSTNQTFMDPNNPHWGWSWLERWMAARPWEDKCAMDKEPNSDEVAAESPASQSTAVAAITHRDFHLDNRPSPTAHKQNRPPSRQSPSTPRSKTGRIRPASPRVSNVDDDSRSMASAQSERCRRHSIAGSSVRDDESLASSPSVPSYMAATESARARSRLPSPLGFEKIGTPEKGSVSSTKKRLSFSASPGGVPRRHSGPPKVEI
- the LOC107018182 gene encoding protein IQ-DOMAIN 1-like isoform X3, whose translation is MGKKGNWFSSVKKALGSGNKKKDKKKQKSEKWSEKQQNDELDSSNAETALVSPAPPTPPQVEQMKLMEAENEQNKHAYSVAIATAVAAEAAVAAAQAAAEVVRLTAAACSSGQSKEEIAAIRIQTAFRGYLARRALKALRGLVRLKAMIQGQSVKRQATSTLRCMQTLARVQSQVRARRIRMSEENQTLQRQLQQKHEKEQEKLKASSSGDDWNDSTRSKEQVDANLQMKQEAATRRERALAYAYTHQPTRRNPSKSTNQTFMDPNNPHWGWSWLERWMAARPWEDKCAMDKEPNSDEVAAESPASQSTAVAAITHRDFHLDNRPSPTAHKQNRPPSRQSPSTPRSKTGRIRPASPRVSNVDDDSRSMASAQSERCRRHSIAGSSVRDDESLASSPSVPSYMAATESARARSRLPSPLGFEKIGTPEKGSVSSTKKRLSFSASPGGVPRRHSGPPKVEI